From the Flavimarina sp. Hel_I_48 genome, one window contains:
- the tsf gene encoding translation elongation factor Ts: MAKVTAADVNKLRKTTGAGMMDCKNALVEADGDFDSAIEILRKKGQKIAAKRADRDSSEGAVIAKVNEDATKGIIISLNCETDFVAKNDDFVTMAHKMADIAINHNSKEEFLAAQFSDKMTVEEKITEQTGVIGEKLEIGDFRVLEAAFVGSYIHAGNKIAALTALSAASDGAEEVAKDVSMQIAAMNPVALDEKGVQQDTIDKEIEIAKDQLREEGKPEEMLDNIAKGKLNRFFKDNTLVNQTYIKDNKMSVAEYVKTLGDVKVVGFERVALA, translated from the coding sequence ATGGCAAAGGTAACCGCCGCAGACGTAAATAAATTGAGGAAAACAACCGGTGCAGGTATGATGGACTGTAAAAATGCCCTTGTGGAAGCAGATGGTGATTTTGACAGCGCTATTGAGATCTTGCGTAAAAAAGGTCAGAAAATCGCCGCTAAACGTGCCGACAGGGATTCTTCTGAAGGAGCTGTCATAGCAAAGGTAAATGAAGATGCTACAAAAGGCATTATCATTTCTCTAAACTGTGAGACTGATTTTGTGGCAAAAAATGATGATTTTGTTACTATGGCGCACAAAATGGCCGATATCGCCATCAACCATAATTCAAAAGAGGAGTTTCTTGCAGCTCAGTTCAGCGATAAAATGACCGTTGAAGAAAAAATCACAGAGCAAACGGGTGTTATAGGAGAGAAACTGGAGATAGGTGATTTCCGCGTACTTGAGGCTGCTTTTGTAGGTTCTTACATTCACGCTGGTAATAAAATCGCAGCACTTACTGCCCTTTCTGCTGCCTCTGATGGCGCAGAAGAAGTCGCAAAAGACGTTTCTATGCAGATCGCAGCGATGAACCCTGTTGCCCTTGATGAAAAAGGTGTTCAACAAGATACTATTGATAAGGAAATTGAGATCGCTAAAGATCAATTGCGCGAGGAAGGAAAGCCAGAAGAAATGCTTGACAATATCGCAAAAGGAAAATTAAACCGTTTCTTTAAAGATAATACGCTGGTAAACCAGACATATATCAAAGACAATAAAATGAGCGTTGCCGAGTATGTAAAAACACTTGGTGATGTTAAAGTAGTAGGTTTTGAGCGCGTAGCTTTAGCTTAA
- the rpsI gene encoding 30S ribosomal protein S9, translating into MEVIHKIGRRKTAVARVYLAPGKGDITVNKRELNNYFTTGTLQYKVNQALMLTENDKNFDIKVNVFGGGITGQAEAIRLALSRAMCELDPENRGILKPEGLLTRDPRMVERKKFGQKKARKKFQFSKR; encoded by the coding sequence ATGGAAGTTATTCACAAAATAGGCCGTAGAAAAACGGCTGTTGCACGTGTTTACCTTGCTCCAGGAAAGGGTGACATTACCGTAAACAAGCGTGAGCTTAACAATTACTTTACTACCGGCACATTGCAGTATAAAGTAAACCAAGCGCTTATGCTTACAGAAAATGACAAGAACTTTGATATCAAAGTGAATGTTTTTGGTGGTGGTATTACCGGTCAGGCAGAGGCAATTCGCCTTGCACTTTCCAGGGCAATGTGTGAACTTGATCCAGAGAACAGAGGTATTCTTAAACCAGAAGGCCTTCTTACACGTGACCCAAGAATGGTGGAACGTAAGAAATTTGGACAGAAGAAAGCACGTAAGAAATTCCAGTTCTCTAAACGATAA
- the rplM gene encoding 50S ribosomal protein L13, which produces MDTLSYKTVSANKNTVNKEWVVVDAEGETLGRLSSIVAKFLRGKYKPSYTPHVDCGDNVIVINAAGINLTGKKWDSKSYIRHTGYPGGQKSLTATELYSKDPTRLVENAVRGMLPKNKLGAALFRNLKVYAKADHGQEAQKPKEINLNELK; this is translated from the coding sequence GTGGACACATTAAGTTACAAAACAGTATCTGCCAACAAGAACACCGTCAATAAAGAGTGGGTTGTTGTGGATGCTGAAGGAGAAACGCTGGGTCGCCTCTCGAGCATCGTTGCAAAATTTTTGCGCGGGAAGTACAAGCCTAGCTACACACCACACGTTGATTGCGGTGATAACGTAATTGTTATCAATGCAGCCGGAATCAACTTAACGGGCAAAAAGTGGGACAGTAAATCATACATACGTCACACAGGGTACCCCGGTGGTCAAAAAAGCTTAACTGCTACAGAACTCTATTCAAAAGACCCTACGCGTCTTGTAGAGAATGCAGTTAGAGGTATGTTGCCCAAGAACAAACTTGGCGCAGCATTATTTCGCAATCTAAAGGTTTATGCCAAGGCTGACCACGGTCAGGAAGCTCAAAAACCAAAAGAAATTAATCTTAACGAACTCAAGTAA
- the rpsB gene encoding 30S ribosomal protein S2: protein MTKTENVKELLDAGVHFGHLTRRWDPNMAPYIYMERNGIHIINLYKTAAKLEEANEALTKIASSGRKILFVATKKQAKEIVAKHAADAKQPFITERWPGGMLTNFVTIRKAVKKMQTVDRMKKDGRFDSLSKKEQLQMNRMRDKLEKNLGSIEDMTRLPGALFVVDIKNEHIAIKEAQKLNIPIFAMVDTNSDPREVDYAIPSNDDASKSIEKIISSVSNAIADGLSQRKAGKDDDGEDKPKKKKAKKDDKSSDKPSKPKAAKADKNDEEE, encoded by the coding sequence ATGACAAAGACAGAAAATGTAAAAGAATTGCTGGATGCAGGTGTACACTTTGGCCACCTTACCAGACGATGGGATCCCAATATGGCGCCATATATTTATATGGAACGCAACGGGATACACATCATAAACCTATATAAAACCGCTGCAAAACTGGAAGAGGCTAATGAAGCTTTGACCAAAATTGCATCTTCAGGAAGGAAAATCCTTTTTGTAGCTACTAAAAAACAGGCTAAGGAAATTGTTGCAAAACATGCAGCAGACGCCAAACAGCCTTTCATTACTGAAAGATGGCCTGGTGGAATGCTCACCAATTTTGTGACCATTCGTAAAGCGGTGAAGAAAATGCAAACCGTAGACCGTATGAAAAAAGACGGCCGTTTTGACTCTCTTTCTAAAAAAGAGCAATTGCAAATGAACCGTATGCGTGATAAACTTGAGAAAAACTTAGGTTCTATCGAAGATATGACACGTTTGCCAGGCGCACTTTTTGTGGTAGATATCAAAAATGAGCACATCGCCATTAAAGAAGCACAGAAATTAAACATTCCCATTTTTGCGATGGTAGACACAAACTCAGATCCACGTGAGGTAGACTACGCAATCCCTTCTAATGATGATGCTTCTAAATCTATCGAAAAGATCATTTCTTCGGTTTCCAATGCTATTGCAGATGGTCTTTCTCAACGTAAAGCTGGGAAAGATGATGATGGTGAAGACAAGCCAAAGAAAAAGAAAGCTAAAAAAGACGATAAATCAAGTGACAAGCCTTCTAAGCCCAAAGCAGCAAAAGCTGACAAAAACGACGAAGAAGAGTAA
- the frr gene encoding ribosome recycling factor gives MNEDIQFILDTTKEMMDNAITHLKKQLTNIRAGKASPAMLGSVMVDYYGSQTPLSQVANVNTPDGRTLSIQPWEKAMIHEIEKAIMNSNLGFNPMNNGESVIINVPPLTEERRKDLVKQAKAEAEEAKIGVRNDRKNANNDIKKLEKEGLAEDLCRNAEIDIQTLTDKYIQRIDDVHIAKEKEILTV, from the coding sequence ATGAACGAGGATATTCAGTTTATTTTAGACACTACAAAAGAGATGATGGATAACGCCATCACCCATCTCAAAAAGCAATTGACAAATATACGTGCAGGCAAAGCGAGCCCCGCCATGCTGGGCAGCGTTATGGTAGATTATTATGGCAGCCAGACACCATTGAGTCAGGTCGCAAACGTAAATACACCAGATGGAAGGACCTTGTCCATCCAACCCTGGGAGAAGGCAATGATTCATGAGATCGAAAAAGCGATCATGAACTCTAACCTGGGTTTTAACCCCATGAACAATGGGGAAAGCGTTATCATCAATGTGCCGCCGCTTACCGAAGAACGTCGTAAGGATTTAGTAAAACAGGCTAAAGCCGAAGCAGAAGAAGCAAAGATAGGGGTTAGAAATGATCGAAAAAATGCCAATAATGACATCAAAAAGCTTGAAAAAGAGGGTCTGGCGGAAGATTTATGCAGAAACGCAGAAATAGATATTCAAACACTTACCGATAAATATATCCAAAGGATAGACGATGTACACATCGCAAAAGAAAAGGAAATACTTACGGTATAA
- the pyrH gene encoding UMP kinase — protein sequence MEFKRILLKLSGEALMGNRQYGIDPERLAEYANEVKKVVDQGVQVAIVIGGGNIFRGVAGASTGMDRVQGDHMGMLATVINGLALQSALEIAGVQTRLQSAIKINEVAEPFIRRRAIRHMEKGRVVIFGGGTGNPYFTTDSAAVLRAIEIDADVILKGTRVDGIYTSDPEKNKDAVKFDFITFEDVIRKGLKVMDTTAFTLSQENKLPIIVFDMNKEGNLMKVVSGETVGTTVNL from the coding sequence ATGGAATTCAAACGTATTCTTTTAAAATTATCTGGAGAGGCCTTGATGGGCAACAGGCAATATGGTATTGATCCTGAACGCCTTGCCGAATACGCCAATGAGGTTAAAAAAGTAGTTGATCAGGGTGTACAGGTAGCCATCGTGATAGGTGGCGGTAACATCTTTAGGGGTGTCGCTGGTGCCAGCACCGGCATGGACCGTGTTCAGGGCGACCACATGGGCATGCTTGCCACGGTCATTAACGGCCTTGCATTACAAAGTGCACTTGAAATTGCGGGGGTTCAAACACGATTACAAAGTGCTATCAAAATAAACGAGGTAGCAGAACCTTTTATACGCCGCCGTGCCATAAGACATATGGAAAAAGGGCGCGTGGTTATATTTGGTGGTGGAACGGGAAACCCCTATTTTACAACAGATTCTGCCGCGGTATTGCGCGCAATTGAAATTGACGCAGATGTGATCTTAAAAGGTACCCGTGTAGACGGTATTTATACCAGTGATCCAGAAAAAAACAAAGACGCGGTAAAATTTGATTTTATCACCTTTGAAGATGTTATTCGCAAAGGCCTAAAAGTTATGGATACCACGGCTTTTACCCTGAGCCAGGAAAATAAATTACCCATTATCGTCTTTGACATGAACAAAGAAGGAAACCTGATGAAAGTTGTTTCCGGCGAGACCGTGGGAACTACTGTAAATTTATAA